One Nostoc punctiforme PCC 73102 DNA window includes the following coding sequences:
- a CDS encoding TSUP family transporter, with the protein MSNISIQLLLIGLVSGIAGGMFGIGGGAIMIPAMVLVIGLDQKLATGTSVAAQILPIGILAALVYHRNGNLNIKYALIIAVGLIVGNFFGALFANQPFISSELMKKLYGIFVLMIGIRYLLSN; encoded by the coding sequence ATGTCTAATATCTCGATCCAACTGTTGTTAATCGGTTTAGTTTCTGGCATTGCTGGTGGAATGTTTGGTATCGGTGGCGGCGCAATTATGATTCCGGCAATGGTGTTAGTAATTGGTTTGGATCAGAAGTTAGCTACAGGAACATCTGTGGCTGCTCAAATTTTGCCAATCGGGATTTTAGCAGCCTTGGTTTACCATCGCAACGGTAATCTTAATATCAAATATGCCCTGATTATTGCAGTTGGTTTAATCGTGGGTAACTTTTTCGGGGCATTGTTTGCAAATCAGCCGTTTATTAGCAGTGAGTTGATGAAAAAGCTGTATGGCATCTTTGTGCTAATGATAGGTATTCGCTATCTACTGTCAAATTGA
- a CDS encoding UPF0175 family protein: MSLQIKINYPETLPDALQQTREQFEQEAKWAMAVKLFEMKRLSSGMAAALVDTDRVSFLLNLHHYGVAMIDLTEDELLADLQNA, from the coding sequence ATGTCATTGCAAATCAAAATTAACTACCCAGAGACACTTCCAGATGCCTTACAACAGACAAGGGAACAATTTGAACAAGAAGCTAAATGGGCAATGGCAGTAAAACTGTTTGAAATGAAACGCCTATCTTCTGGTATGGCAGCTGCACTAGTAGATACAGATCGAGTTTCTTTTTTACTTAATTTGCATCATTATGGAGTGGCTATGATTGATTTAACAGAAGATGAACTTCTTGCTGATTTACAGAATGCCTAA
- a CDS encoding amino acid ABC transporter ATP-binding protein: MNNVVIRTEFLCKSFGKLDVLKDISTEFYQGEVVAILGPSGSGKSTFLRCINLLEQPTRGRIYFHEQEITKPKTNIAKVRQYLVMVFQHFNLFPHMNVLENVTYAPIKVKGINKQKAQEHGLELLAKVGLESKANVYPSKLSGGQKQRVAIARALAMEPEMILFDEPTSALDPEMVKDVLEVMKDLALSGMTMAIVTHEMGFARVVANRIMFLDQGILAEDTTPGEFFQNPQCDRAKQFLEKML, encoded by the coding sequence GTGAATAATGTAGTAATTCGCACGGAATTCTTATGTAAATCCTTTGGCAAACTCGATGTACTCAAAGATATTTCCACTGAGTTTTATCAGGGAGAAGTGGTTGCTATATTAGGCCCTTCTGGTTCAGGTAAGTCTACCTTTCTGCGATGTATAAACTTACTAGAACAACCCACCAGAGGCAGAATCTACTTTCACGAGCAAGAAATTACCAAGCCTAAGACAAACATTGCGAAGGTGCGTCAGTATTTGGTGATGGTATTTCAACATTTTAATTTGTTTCCCCACATGAATGTGCTGGAAAATGTCACCTATGCACCCATAAAGGTGAAAGGAATAAACAAGCAAAAAGCACAAGAGCATGGCTTAGAATTGCTTGCTAAGGTAGGTTTAGAGTCAAAAGCTAATGTGTACCCATCCAAACTATCTGGGGGACAAAAACAGCGAGTAGCGATCGCTCGGGCATTAGCAATGGAACCAGAGATGATTTTATTTGATGAACCCACCTCTGCATTAGATCCCGAAATGGTTAAGGATGTGCTGGAAGTGATGAAAGATTTAGCGCTATCTGGGATGACAATGGCGATCGTTACTCATGAAATGGGGTTTGCAAGAGTTGTTGCCAATCGGATTATGTTCCTCGACCAGGGAATTTTAGCAGAAGATACTACTCCTGGTGAGTTTTTCCAAAATCCTCAGTGCGATCGCGCCAAGCAGTTTTTAGAAAAAATGCTTTAG
- a CDS encoding NADPH-dependent FMN reductase, with protein MQLNRLIIPIQPRIMASPPKILAFAGSTRIDSYNKKLVKIAAAGAKAAGAEVTYIDLRDLPLPLFDEDLEAQQGLPANARTFKDLMISHQGLLIASPEYNSSLTAVLKNAIDWASRPAPNEAPLAAFAGKVASIMSASPGALGGLRGLVHLRSILGNIKVLVLPDQVAVPKAYEAFNVDGTLKDPKQQQSIEQLGDGLTKILLKLN; from the coding sequence ATGCAGCTGAACAGGTTAATTATTCCCATTCAACCTAGAATTATGGCATCTCCACCGAAAATCCTCGCCTTTGCCGGCAGCACTCGGATTGATTCTTACAACAAAAAATTGGTAAAAATCGCGGCGGCTGGCGCTAAGGCAGCAGGCGCAGAAGTGACTTATATAGACCTCCGCGATTTGCCCCTACCTCTGTTTGATGAAGACTTGGAAGCTCAACAAGGACTACCTGCCAATGCCCGCACTTTTAAAGATTTGATGATTTCTCATCAAGGATTGCTGATTGCTTCGCCGGAATATAACAGTTCACTCACAGCAGTTTTGAAGAATGCCATTGACTGGGCATCTCGTCCAGCCCCAAATGAAGCACCGTTGGCTGCTTTTGCAGGGAAGGTTGCTAGTATTATGAGCGCTTCCCCAGGCGCTCTTGGTGGTTTACGGGGGTTGGTTCATTTGCGCTCTATTTTGGGAAACATCAAAGTTTTGGTACTTCCTGACCAGGTAGCCGTACCCAAAGCTTATGAAGCCTTTAATGTCGATGGCACGTTAAAAGATCCTAAACAGCAACAATCTATTGAGCAGTTAGGGGATGGCTTAACAAAGATATTGCTGAAGCTCAATTAA
- a CDS encoding ABC transporter permease subunit (The N-terminal region of this protein, as described by TIGR01726, is a three transmembrane segment that identifies a subfamily of ABC transporter permease subunits, which specificities that include histidine, arginine, glutamine, glutamate, L-cystine (sic), the opines (in Agrobacterium) octopine and nopaline, etc.) yields MKKKKAWLLTILVVAVVGISIITGHSNSLKAVSSLGKDTLTMITSPDYPPYEFYDTKGGDRQIVGFDIDIAKTLAEKLGFKLQIMESDFNGLIPALQANRADFVMAGMTPTPERQKNIDFSIIYYEAKDTIVAPKGSNLKQPQDLLGKKLGVQLGTIQEQNARKISQKVAGIQLKQLNKVPEVVQEIKSGRIDAAIVEDTVAKGFAQANPDLEFNTIPSEEASGSAIAFPKGSSFVEPFNKVLQQMKDDGTLAKLVTKWFSQNTAANSVSSTPAKGGLNLDFTRILPDIPFILRGIPLTLLFTLLSVTLGLIWGTILSLLKILGIKPLTWVANAYTSVFRGTPLLLQLALVYYATPQLTGYDISALEAGVLTFTLNSGAYMSETIRGGIQAVDKGQSEAAMSMGVPYWLMMWDVILPQALKNILPALVNETIGLLKDSALVSTIGVVEILRSAQIVGANKYIYFEPLLFAGLIYYVLVMGMTLGASALEKRLRESE; encoded by the coding sequence ATGAAGAAAAAGAAAGCATGGCTATTAACAATACTGGTTGTAGCGGTAGTAGGAATTAGCATCATTACAGGACATAGTAATTCTTTAAAAGCTGTCTCATCTTTAGGGAAAGACACGCTGACGATGATTACTTCCCCAGATTATCCTCCTTATGAGTTTTATGATACTAAAGGAGGCGATCGCCAAATCGTTGGCTTTGATATAGATATTGCCAAAACCCTTGCTGAAAAACTAGGGTTTAAGCTTCAAATAATGGAATCAGATTTTAATGGATTAATTCCTGCACTCCAAGCAAATCGCGCTGATTTTGTCATGGCTGGAATGACTCCGACTCCAGAACGTCAGAAAAATATTGATTTTTCAATTATTTATTACGAAGCTAAAGATACAATTGTCGCTCCTAAAGGTAGCAATCTGAAGCAACCCCAAGATTTACTAGGAAAAAAGCTTGGGGTACAACTAGGAACCATACAAGAACAAAATGCTCGGAAAATTTCTCAAAAAGTTGCGGGTATTCAGTTAAAGCAACTTAATAAAGTCCCAGAAGTAGTTCAGGAAATCAAATCTGGGCGAATTGATGCCGCAATTGTTGAGGATACCGTCGCTAAGGGATTTGCCCAAGCTAACCCAGATTTAGAATTTAATACTATTCCGTCAGAGGAGGCAAGTGGCTCGGCGATCGCTTTTCCTAAAGGTTCTTCTTTTGTAGAACCCTTTAACAAAGTCCTTCAACAAATGAAGGACGATGGCACATTGGCTAAACTAGTAACCAAGTGGTTTTCACAGAATACCGCCGCCAATTCTGTATCCTCAACTCCTGCCAAAGGCGGATTAAATCTTGACTTCACCAGAATTCTTCCAGACATTCCCTTTATTCTGCGGGGAATCCCTTTAACTTTGTTGTTCACGCTATTATCTGTAACCTTGGGGTTAATCTGGGGAACAATCCTGTCTTTATTAAAAATTCTCGGTATCAAACCGCTTACCTGGGTTGCTAACGCCTATACCTCTGTTTTTCGAGGTACACCTTTGCTATTACAGTTGGCATTGGTTTACTACGCAACACCTCAGCTTACAGGCTATGACATTTCCGCATTGGAAGCAGGGGTGCTAACTTTTACCCTGAATTCTGGCGCTTATATGTCAGAAACTATTAGGGGTGGAATTCAGGCGGTGGATAAAGGACAAAGTGAAGCGGCGATGTCTATGGGTGTTCCCTATTGGTTGATGATGTGGGATGTGATTTTGCCCCAAGCATTGAAGAATATTCTCCCAGCATTGGTAAATGAAACTATCGGATTGCTCAAAGATTCCGCGCTGGTGTCAACCATTGGGGTGGTGGAAATATTACGCAGCGCCCAAATCGTTGGTGCAAACAAATATATTTATTTTGAACCACTGCTATTTGCAGGATTAATTTACTATGTTTTGGTAATGGGCATGACCTTGGGTGCATCCGCTTTAGAAAAGAGGTTACGGGAAAGTGAATAA
- a CDS encoding 2-dehydropantoate 2-reductase gives MKICIVGAGAIGGYLGAKLALAGEAVTLIARGSHLEAIQKNGLKLLMADGSSQIATPLATSNIQEAGPQDVVILTVKAHSVPAIAPFLPALYDSHTMVVTAQNGVPWWYFRQHGSEYEGTRIQSVDPDGIIEASIGAERVIGCVVYPATEIVEPGVIKHIEGDRFTLGEIDGSKTERIQLLAQTLKHAGFKAPIRNQIRTEIWIKLWGNVAFNPISALTGATLEDICRYPLTRELARLMMSETQAIAENLGIKFGITLEQRINGAENVGAHKTSMLQDIEAARATEIDAIVGAVAELGKLTQIPTPYIDAIYASVKLLEATKVGI, from the coding sequence ATGAAAATCTGTATTGTTGGCGCAGGTGCAATCGGTGGATATTTAGGGGCAAAACTGGCACTGGCAGGTGAAGCAGTGACGCTAATTGCACGTGGTTCCCATTTAGAGGCGATTCAAAAAAATGGGCTGAAGTTGCTCATGGCAGACGGTTCTAGCCAAATTGCTACTCCGTTGGCAACTAGTAATATTCAGGAAGCGGGGCCACAAGATGTAGTAATTCTAACTGTAAAGGCTCACAGTGTGCCTGCGATCGCACCCTTTCTCCCTGCACTATACGATTCTCACACAATGGTGGTGACAGCCCAAAATGGCGTTCCTTGGTGGTACTTTCGTCAACATGGCAGTGAGTATGAAGGTACGCGGATTCAATCTGTCGATCCAGATGGGATTATTGAAGCTAGTATCGGTGCTGAACGTGTTATTGGTTGTGTGGTTTATCCGGCAACTGAGATAGTTGAACCAGGTGTAATTAAGCATATTGAAGGCGATCGCTTTACTCTCGGTGAAATCGATGGTAGTAAAACAGAACGCATCCAATTATTAGCACAGACTTTAAAACACGCAGGATTCAAAGCACCAATCCGCAATCAGATTCGCACGGAAATTTGGATTAAGTTGTGGGGGAATGTGGCGTTTAATCCCATCAGTGCTTTAACTGGTGCGACTTTAGAGGATATTTGCCGCTATCCCCTTACGCGTGAACTAGCGCGGCTTATGATGAGTGAAACTCAAGCGATCGCAGAAAATTTAGGTATAAAGTTTGGCATTACTTTAGAACAGCGAATTAATGGGGCAGAAAACGTTGGTGCCCATAAAACCTCGATGTTACAAGATATTGAAGCCGCACGCGCTACGGAGATAGACGCTATTGTTGGCGCGGTGGCAGAATTGGGAAAACTGACTCAAATTCCCACGCCTTATATTGATGCTATTTATGCCAGCGTTAAGTTGCTAGAGGCGACTAAAGTGGGAATTTGA
- a CDS encoding DUF3368 domain-containing protein, whose protein sequence is MPKTEIIVINTAPIISLVAALGDLDVLQLYTQVLVPFEVCQELLAGGKSGFAVAEFEAATWLQKWLTPLNISPLLLNSLDLGEASVIQLALNESIQTVCIDETVGRRIARLSGLKLTGSIGILLRAKQEGYPVLMRQAIERMINRGIRLSETVIAVALQQAGETD, encoded by the coding sequence ATGCCTAAAACTGAGATAATCGTCATTAATACTGCTCCAATAATTAGTTTAGTAGCGGCTCTTGGTGATTTAGACGTATTGCAGCTATACACTCAAGTGCTTGTTCCTTTTGAAGTTTGTCAAGAATTACTTGCTGGAGGTAAAAGTGGGTTTGCAGTCGCAGAATTTGAGGCAGCAACCTGGCTACAAAAATGGCTAACTCCACTTAATATTTCACCTCTTTTGCTCAACTCTTTGGATTTAGGCGAAGCATCTGTAATTCAATTAGCTTTAAATGAAAGCATTCAAACTGTATGTATTGATGAGACTGTTGGTAGGCGGATTGCTAGATTGAGTGGTCTTAAGCTCACAGGTTCTATTGGCATTTTATTGCGTGCTAAACAAGAAGGATATCCTGTGTTAATGCGGCAAGCTATTGAGCGTATGATAAACAGAGGAATTCGACTGAGTGAAACAGTCATCGCTGTTGCGCTCCAGCAAGCAGGGGAGACGGACTAA
- a CDS encoding inositol monophosphatase family protein: MSTTPTTRLILETLLPHLKVAAAYAHFLQPKIAALPAKGEGNNFFSAALTDADVAIQNLVEVVLLGTFPDIRFYGEEYASSNNTKYFRATELGSKGDYLVTLDPIDGTKFYMDGHSNYQIILSILNSDDFEAVIAISPAQNIYFYALRGEGAFKGTLEMSLEACAPLHITSAKPAILLGWAMNSIGHLLKDRYQVIDIAADYSSDIQIPNLNGILTGDLSGAVIKSGKFIDVAALAFIVKEAGWIVTTLDGSTLPPLHTCQNYSLPGLVIATSKSVHQDLLKAVQSLAV; the protein is encoded by the coding sequence ATGTCCACAACACCAACTACTCGACTAATTTTGGAGACTTTACTCCCCCATCTGAAAGTAGCAGCAGCTTATGCCCATTTTCTTCAACCAAAAATTGCTGCACTTCCCGCCAAAGGAGAAGGAAACAACTTTTTTAGTGCTGCACTTACTGATGCGGATGTGGCTATTCAAAATCTAGTAGAAGTAGTATTACTGGGCACTTTTCCAGATATTCGCTTTTATGGAGAAGAGTATGCAAGTTCTAACAACACAAAGTATTTTCGTGCTACCGAACTCGGTTCAAAAGGTGATTACTTAGTCACACTCGACCCCATCGATGGTACAAAGTTTTACATGGATGGACATTCTAATTACCAAATTATTCTCAGTATTCTAAATTCAGATGATTTTGAAGCCGTAATCGCCATTTCTCCTGCCCAAAACATTTATTTTTATGCCCTTCGAGGTGAAGGTGCTTTTAAAGGGACTCTGGAGATGAGCTTAGAAGCCTGTGCCCCATTACATATAACATCTGCCAAACCTGCTATTTTGTTGGGATGGGCAATGAATTCTATTGGACATTTACTAAAAGATCGATATCAAGTAATCGATATAGCGGCTGATTACTCTAGTGATATTCAAATCCCTAATCTTAATGGTATTCTCACTGGTGACTTGAGTGGAGCAGTGATTAAATCGGGTAAATTTATTGATGTTGCTGCACTCGCTTTTATTGTGAAAGAGGCTGGTTGGATTGTAACTACTCTGGATGGTTCGACTTTACCGCCACTGCATACTTGCCAAAACTATAGCCTGCCTGGATTGGTAATAGCTACCTCAAAATCTGTTCATCAAGATTTACTGAAAGCTGTGCAAAGCCTAGCTGTTTGA
- the rpaB gene encoding response regulator transcription factor RpaB, with amino-acid sequence MSGHKGKILVVDDEASIRRILETRLSMIGYDVVTASDGEEALSTFRVSTPDLIVLDVMMPKLDGYGVCQELRKESDVPIIMLTALGNVADRITGLELGADDYMTKPFSPKELEARIACILRRCFHKTSVNTTPNSTIIRVGNLKIDTNKRQVYKNEQRIRLTGVEFSLLELLVNNSGKVFSRLEMLQLLWGCVPGLHLDTRVVDVHISRLRTKVEDDPNLPELIITARGSGYFFPRIIESQ; translated from the coding sequence TTGTCAGGTCATAAAGGAAAAATCCTGGTAGTAGACGACGAAGCGAGCATACGTCGGATTTTAGAGACGCGTCTTTCCATGATTGGCTATGATGTCGTCACAGCTAGCGATGGTGAAGAAGCTTTGTCAACTTTTCGTGTATCCACTCCTGACTTAATAGTTTTGGATGTGATGATGCCAAAGCTCGATGGCTACGGTGTATGCCAAGAATTACGGAAAGAGTCAGATGTACCAATTATTATGCTTACAGCCTTGGGAAACGTAGCCGATAGGATTACTGGGCTAGAGTTAGGTGCTGATGACTACATGACAAAGCCTTTCTCTCCCAAGGAGTTAGAAGCTCGGATTGCCTGCATACTAAGGCGATGCTTCCATAAAACTAGTGTCAATACCACTCCTAATTCCACGATAATTCGTGTGGGCAATCTCAAAATTGATACAAATAAGCGGCAAGTCTATAAAAACGAGCAACGCATTCGCCTGACAGGTGTGGAATTTAGCTTACTAGAGTTGTTGGTAAACAATTCTGGAAAAGTTTTTTCCCGATTAGAAATGTTGCAGCTATTGTGGGGTTGCGTACCAGGACTTCATTTAGACACCCGTGTAGTAGATGTGCATATCTCCCGATTGCGGACAAAGGTAGAAGATGACCCCAACTTACCAGAGTTGATTATCACAGCAAGAGGTAGTGGTTATTTTTTCCCACGAATTATTGAATCACAGTAG
- a CDS encoding acetamidase/formamidase family protein: MTHHLLKASKETVHLGGFSHLLKPALTIDSGDTVDVETYTGYYVYDKAPPEFVTPEFLDICQNFLPERKIAGGPHLLTGPIYIRDAEPGDVLEVQLDAIAPSVPVGFNAIRPGWGALRHQFPQPALRFIPLDLANNIAEFPAGAGIKIPLKPFFGILGVATPETSRTSVPPGSYGGNIDNRELQAGSRLFLPIFVPGALFSIGDGHSAQGDGEVNVTAIETSMNGRITLKLRKDLKLTTPIAETPTHIITMGFAQTLDEALELALKNMIDFLERFANLSPEDAYVLCSLAVNFHITQVVNSPQKGVHGMLAKSILSNTVNL; the protein is encoded by the coding sequence ATGACTCATCATCTTTTAAAAGCATCAAAAGAAACCGTACATCTGGGTGGTTTCTCCCATCTGTTAAAACCAGCGCTCACTATTGATTCTGGCGATACAGTTGATGTGGAAACTTATACTGGTTACTACGTTTATGACAAAGCACCACCAGAATTTGTCACACCAGAATTTCTCGATATCTGCCAAAATTTTCTACCAGAACGCAAGATTGCTGGGGGGCCGCATTTACTCACAGGGCCGATTTATATACGTGATGCCGAACCAGGGGATGTTTTAGAAGTACAATTAGATGCGATCGCACCTAGTGTACCCGTTGGCTTTAATGCCATTCGTCCAGGTTGGGGAGCTTTACGACATCAGTTTCCTCAACCTGCGTTGAGATTCATTCCTCTGGATTTAGCAAACAATATCGCGGAATTTCCGGCGGGTGCTGGCATAAAAATTCCCCTCAAACCGTTTTTTGGAATTCTTGGTGTCGCTACCCCAGAAACTTCTCGAACTTCTGTCCCACCAGGTTCTTACGGTGGTAATATCGACAACCGGGAATTACAAGCTGGTTCTCGTTTATTTTTGCCGATTTTCGTACCAGGTGCATTATTTTCTATTGGTGATGGGCATTCTGCACAGGGAGATGGTGAAGTAAATGTTACCGCCATTGAAACTTCCATGAATGGTAGAATTACCCTCAAACTTCGCAAGGATTTAAAACTGACAACACCAATAGCTGAAACTCCAACTCATATCATCACAATGGGCTTTGCTCAAACCTTAGATGAAGCCTTAGAATTGGCTTTAAAAAATATGATTGATTTTCTGGAACGCTTTGCAAATTTATCGCCAGAAGATGCTTATGTATTGTGTAGTTTAGCTGTAAATTTTCACATTACTCAAGTTGTGAACAGTCCGCAAAAAGGCGTGCATGGAATGCTAGCCAAATCTATTTTGTCTAATACGGTAAATTTGTAA
- a CDS encoding glutathione S-transferase family protein encodes MIVVHHLNNSRSQRVLWLLEELGIDYEIKFYERDQKTMLAPASLREVHPLGKSPVITDAENTVAESGAIIEYIVDRYGNGQLIPLSGTPERLRYTYWLHYAEGSAMPPLVMNLLFNRFGTGDSVNEGFIAPQIKLHFDYIEGELRKSTWFVGEEFTAADIQMSFPLEIVAMEAELISSRPKIKQFIERIHTRLAYKRALERGGRYDFANSIQ; translated from the coding sequence ATGATCGTTGTCCATCATCTTAACAACTCGCGATCGCAGCGCGTGCTATGGCTGCTTGAAGAATTAGGGATTGATTATGAAATTAAGTTCTACGAACGCGACCAGAAGACGATGCTTGCACCAGCATCCCTGCGTGAAGTCCATCCCCTCGGCAAGTCACCAGTAATCACTGATGCAGAAAATACTGTTGCTGAGTCGGGCGCTATCATTGAATACATCGTCGATCGCTACGGTAATGGTCAGCTAATCCCGCTATCTGGTACGCCAGAGCGTCTGCGCTACACTTATTGGCTGCATTATGCCGAAGGCTCTGCAATGCCACCTCTGGTAATGAATCTTCTCTTTAACCGTTTTGGTACAGGAGACAGCGTAAACGAAGGATTTATCGCACCCCAAATTAAGCTTCACTTTGACTATATAGAAGGTGAACTTCGCAAAAGTACATGGTTCGTAGGCGAAGAATTCACCGCCGCCGATATCCAAATGAGCTTTCCTTTGGAAATAGTCGCTATGGAAGCCGAACTCATCTCAAGCCGACCGAAAATTAAACAATTTATCGAGCGCATCCATACGCGGCTTGCTTACAAACGCGCTCTTGAACGCGGGGGCAGATACGACTTCGCCAATAGCATTCAATAA
- a CDS encoding cytochrome P450: protein MFQQIAAQITFSDSFPYLVTALGITSTAGIFGWRWWKQKNTYKSLQSFPSPKRHWLLGNIPQVLAAVKEKKFFQLLFDWSQQLGPMYVYWTGFPVLVLSKPKVIEDTIVNGMRDGSLIRSQRASKAWNDIGGPILLGQNGSEWQYRRKAWNPEFSSSGLSKYVEIINQACEQIIEKIQSVASPEVQVDPLFVELTMRVISCLVLGIPVDKNIATNEGQPLDVLKVYEAMSIVGYRFLRVATGEKIWMKYLPTKNSRDYWAARRYLEEFITPRVDLALQMREQNQTDLTQVSPLFQESMLVKIAAKEPKYNRETLVAEVIELLIAGTDTTAHTLSFAIGELALNPRVFHQAQAVVDQVWESQGTINGESLKELNYIRAILKETLRLYSVASGSTSLEAQRDTVIEGTVIPRGTKIYWSMLAAGRDPEVYSHPDEFLPERWLEKGKENSQLPMIDFGSGSHRCLGEHLSMLEGTMMLALLVYYFDWELVNGRSSLEQLQQNLLIYPPDRMPVRFRLRK from the coding sequence ATGTTCCAACAGATTGCTGCTCAAATTACTTTTTCTGATTCATTTCCATATTTAGTTACAGCTTTAGGCATTACTAGCACAGCGGGAATATTTGGTTGGCGGTGGTGGAAACAAAAGAACACTTACAAATCTCTACAGTCCTTTCCCTCTCCTAAGAGACACTGGCTATTAGGAAATATTCCTCAAGTATTAGCAGCAGTCAAAGAGAAGAAATTCTTTCAATTATTGTTTGATTGGAGCCAGCAGCTAGGCCCAATGTATGTTTACTGGACTGGCTTTCCAGTTCTCGTTTTGAGTAAGCCAAAAGTTATCGAAGACACCATTGTTAATGGGATGAGAGACGGTAGCTTAATTAGGTCACAGCGAGCTAGCAAAGCTTGGAACGACATTGGTGGGCCCATTCTTTTAGGTCAAAACGGAAGTGAGTGGCAGTACAGACGCAAGGCTTGGAACCCGGAATTCAGTTCTAGCGGTCTCTCTAAATATGTGGAAATTATTAACCAAGCTTGCGAGCAAATAATCGAAAAAATTCAGTCAGTTGCCTCACCAGAAGTTCAGGTAGATCCTCTGTTTGTAGAACTAACAATGAGGGTGATTTCCTGTCTTGTACTGGGCATTCCTGTGGATAAAAACATTGCTACTAATGAAGGACAACCCCTTGATGTTCTCAAGGTGTACGAGGCGATGTCTATTGTAGGCTATCGGTTCCTACGGGTAGCTACTGGTGAGAAGATATGGATGAAGTATCTGCCAACTAAGAACTCACGAGATTATTGGGCAGCAAGGCGATATTTAGAGGAGTTTATTACTCCCCGTGTAGACTTAGCTTTACAGATGAGAGAACAAAATCAAACGGATTTAACACAGGTAAGTCCTTTGTTCCAAGAATCAATGTTGGTGAAAATAGCTGCCAAAGAACCAAAATACAATCGGGAAACACTAGTAGCAGAAGTTATTGAACTTTTAATCGCTGGTACTGATACCACGGCCCATACTTTATCTTTTGCAATAGGAGAGTTGGCTTTAAATCCAAGAGTTTTTCATCAGGCACAGGCCGTTGTTGACCAAGTTTGGGAAAGTCAAGGCACTATTAATGGAGAAAGCCTCAAGGAATTGAATTACATCCGCGCTATTCTCAAGGAAACCTTGCGCCTTTATTCCGTCGCCTCTGGCTCGACTTCATTGGAGGCTCAACGTGACACTGTTATTGAGGGTACGGTTATTCCTCGTGGCACAAAAATATACTGGTCAATGCTTGCTGCTGGACGAGATCCAGAAGTATATTCTCATCCCGATGAATTTTTGCCAGAGCGTTGGTTAGAGAAGGGTAAGGAAAATAGTCAACTGCCAATGATAGACTTTGGCTCAGGTTCTCATCGTTGCTTGGGAGAGCATTTGTCAATGCTGGAAGGAACGATGATGCTGGCACTACTGGTTTACTACTTTGACTGGGAGTTGGTCAACGGTCGCTCATCTCTGGAACAGTTACAGCAGAACCTTTTGATTTATCCGCCTGATAGAATGCCGGTGCGTTTTCGGTTGAGAAAGTAG